In the Deferribacter desulfuricans SSM1 genome, GCCAGTATTTGTGTTGGGGACAAAATCCAGGGTATATGACAAGATACTTGCAAATGTTGAAGAGGTAAAGGCAAGGGATGGGATTGTGATATCCACTGTTACTAAAGGGGATAAAGATATCATATCCAAATCTGATTATAGTTTTATACTGCCAGTCACATTAGAAGAGCTTACCCCATTTTTAAACTCAATAGTAATTCAGCTTTTTGCATACCATGCGGCTAATCTGCTTGGGCTTGATGTGGATCAGCCAAGAAATCTTGCTAAAAGTGTGACGGTAGAATGAAAAAATTAAATGTTATTGAAAGTTAGTGATTAATATTTTATATAAAAGTAAGGAGAAAAAATGAATATTTTAGAGTTGATTGGAAGAGATTCTGAATTATTTAAAGTAGATATAGAAAAAAATGAAAAGGAACTAGCAAATATTATAGGATTTTCATCATTTTTAGTAATAGGAGGAGCTGGAAGTATTGGTAGTGCGGTAGTAAAAGAGATTTTTAAAAGAAATCCTAAAAAACTTCATGTTGTTGATATAAGTGAAAATAATTTAGCAGAACTCGTAAGAGATATAAGAAGTTCATTAGGATATATAGATGGAGAGTTTAAAACTTATACAATAGATGTAGGAAGTGTTGAATATGATGCACTTATAAAAGCAGATGGAAAATATGATTATGTATTAAACTTAAGTGCTTTAAAGCATGTAAGAAGTGAAAAGGACCCATTTACTTTAATGAGAATGATTGAAGTTAATATATTAAATACGGAAAAGACTTTAATTCAATCTATTGAAAATGGTGTAAAAAAATATTTTTGTGTATCAACTGATAAAGCTACAAATCCTGTTAATATGATGGGTGCTAGTAAAAGAATTATGGAGCTTTTCTTAATGAGAAGAAGTTTAGAAATACCTGTTTCTACTGCAAGATTTGCAAATGTAGCGTTTAGTGATGGAAGTTTACTTTACTCTTTTAATAAAAGGCTTGAGAAACAACAACCGATTGTAGCTCCAAAAGATGTAAAAAGATATTTTGTAACACCAAAAGAAAGTGGTGAGCTTTGTTTAATGAGTACTATTTTTGGTGAAAATAGAGATATATTTTTTCCAAAATTAAGCGATAAACTTCATTTAATAACATTCGCTGAAATTGCAATAAAGTATCTTAAAATGAAAGGATATGATCCTTATATTTGTGAAAGTGAAGAAGAAGCAAGAAAACTTGTAAAGACTCTTCCAAAAAAAGGAAAATGGCCTTGTCTATTTACAATTAGTGATACAACAGGAGAAAAAGATTTTGAAGAGTTTTATACAAATGATAATATCATTGATTGGGATAGATTTGAAGGAATTGGTATTATAAAAAACAAACCGATTTACGAGAAAGAAAAATTGAATTATTTTATAAAAAGAGTTGAAGAAATGAAAAAAAAATTAGAATGGAGCAAAAGAGAGATTGTAGAACTTTTTGAATATATGTTGCCAGAATTTTATCATCTTGAGAAAGGAAAGTATTTAGATGATAAAATGTAAAAAGATTATAACTTTTATAAAAGAGTTGTATAAAAAAGATGTTGTAGGTCTTCATGAGCCTGTTTTTGTAGGTCATGAAAAAAAATATGTTTTAGATACAATTGAATCTACTTTTGTTTCTTCTGTAGGTGAATATGTAAACGAATTCGAAAGAAAAATTGCAGAATATACAGGAGCAAAATATGCAATAGCAACTGTTAATGGAATTTCTGCCTTGCACATAGCCTTACTTTTATCTGGAGTAGGAGAAAATAGTGAGGTAATAACACAACCTATTACATTTGTGGCTACCTGTAATGCTATAAGATATTGTGGTGCTGAGCCTGTCTTTGTAGATGTTGATTTAGACACTCTTGGTATGTCTTCTGAAAGTTTAGAATATTTTCTGAAAAAATTTGTTGAATTTGATAAAAATGGAAATCCAATAAACAAAGAAACAAAAAGAAAAATAACAGCTTGTGTTCCTATGCATACATTTGGACATCCTGTTAAAATCGACCAAATAGTTGAACTATGTAAAAAATATAACATACCGGTAGTTGAAGATGCAGCCGAAAGTCTTGGAAGTTTTTATAAAAGTAAACATACAGGAACGTTTGGTAAATTAGGTATTTTAAGTTTTAACGGAAACAAAATTATAACAACTGGTGGCGGAGGAATGATTTTAACTAATGATGAAGATTTAGCAAAAAGTGCAAAACATCTTACAACAACAGCAAAAGTCCCCCATCCTTATGAATATTTTCACGATGAAGTTGGATACAATTACAGAATGCCAAATTTAAATGCTGCTCTTGGGCTTGCTCAAATGGAAAAACTTGAAATGTTTATAAATATAAAAAGAAAAATAGCACATGAATATAAAAACTTTTTTGAAAATTTAGGGATACAATCTTTTACAGAACCTGAATATAGTCGCTCTAACTACTGGCTCAATGCAATATTTTTGAAAAGTAAAACCGAAAGAGATAAATTTTTAGAAATAACAAATAAAAATAAAGTTCAAACAAGACCTGTATGGACATTGATGTATAAACTTCCTATGTATGAAAATTGTTTTAAAATTGATACTACAAATGCTGAGTATATAGAAGAAAGAGTTGTAAATATACCAAGTGGAGTTAATGTATGAAAAAAGTAGCAATCTTTGCAAAAAAAAGAATAGGTTTAATAGATATCATTAACCATATTAAATTATATACAAAAGAAATTGATTTATTTATAGGTGATATTAATAACCCTTTTCCTGAAGAAGCTAAAAGAAAAATTTATGATTTGGTAATTTCATATTCTTCTCCTTGGATAATTCAAAAAAAGGTTTTAACTAACACGAGGGATTATAATATAAACTTTCATCCTGGGCCACCTGAGTATCCAGGTATAGGTTGTTATAACTTTGCTTTATATAATAATGAAAAATTATATGGAGTAACAGCTCATATTATGGAAGAAAAAGTTGATTCAGGAAGAATTATTAAAGTTAAAAGATTTCCTATTTTTGAGGAAGATGATGTCGAGTCTTTAATAAATAGAACATATATATTTATGCTAGAATTGGCAAAAGAGGTAATTGATGATTATTTTGATGATTATTCTTTAAATTTTACAGATGAAAATTGGAAAAGAAAACCCTATACAAGAAAAGATTTTGAATTTTTAAGAAAAATAGATATTTCAATGGATAAGGGGGAAATAATAAGAAGATTAAAAGCAACTACATATAAAGATTATCCATCTATTTACATAGAACATCATGGATTTATCTTTGAATATAAAAATAAAGCAAAGAGGTAATATGTAATGAAAACCTTCATTATAGCAGAAGCAGGTGTCAATCATAACGGAAAACTAGATTTAGCTAAAAAACTTATAGATGTAGCTGTTGAAGCAGGGGCTGATGCTGTCAAGTTTCAAACATTTAAAACTGAGGAAGTTATTAGCGAAATTGCACCTATGGCAGAATATCAAAAGAAAAATATAGGTGAAGAAAAACCCCAAATAGAAATGGTAAAAGAACTTGAGCTTTCATTCAATGATTTTGAAGAGCTTAAAACTTATTGTGATAGAAAAGGAATAAAGTTTTTATCTACTCCTTTTGATATAGAAAGTGCAGGATTTTTAAAAGATTTAGGACTAGAAATATTTAAAATACCATCAGGAGAAATAACAAATTATCTCTTATTAAGAGAAATAGGAAGTTATAGAAAAAAAGTTATACTTTCTACTGGTATGGCAGAATTAGGAGAGATTGAAGATGCTTTAGATATTTTAATGGAGAATGGAACAAAAAGAGAAGATATAACTGTTTTACATTGTAATACCGAATACCCTACACCTATGGAAGATGTAAATTTGAAGGCTATGCTTACTATAAAAGAAGCATTTAAAGTAAATATTGGATACTCAGACCATACACTTGGAATAGAAGTTCCAATTGCGGCTGTAGCTCTTGGGGCTTCAGTTATAGAAAAACATTTTACACTTGATAAAAATTTACCTGGACCAGACCACAAAGCAAGTTTAGAGCCAAATGAATTAAAAGCTATGGTCAAAGCAATAAGAAATATAGAAAAAGCATTAGGAAATGGAATTAAAAAACCTTCAAAAAGTGAGTTAAAAAACAGAGATATAGCAAGGAAATATATAGTTGCAAAGCGAGATATGAAAAAAGGAGAAATATTATCAGAAGAAAACTTGACAGTTAAAAGAACAGGAAAAAAAGGCATATCCCCTATGAGATGGGGTGAAATAATTGGCTTAAAAGCACCAAGAGATTTTAAAAAAGGTGAAATTATTATGGAAGGAGGAAAAGAGTAATGCAAGATAGGATACAAGATATTATTATTCATTCATTGAAAGAATTAAACGAGGAATTAGAAAAAGTAGAATTAGAAAATCCAACAATTGAGACAAGATTGTATGGGGTAGATGGAGTATTAGATAGTTTGGCATTAGTAACATTGATAACAGATTTAGAAGAAAAAATATCCGAGGAATTTGGGAAAAATATAACTTTAGCTGATGAAAGAGCTATGAGCCAAAGAAGATCACCATTTAGGGATGTAAAGAGTTTAGTAGAGTATATAGAAATTCTTTTGAAAGAGGAAAATGATGAGTAAAGTTTTTATAATTACAGGTACAAGGAAAGGGATAGGAAGAGAGTTAGCAAATTATTATCTGGATAAAGGATATGTCGTAGTTGGATGTAGTAGAGGAGAGAGTTCAATAGAACATAAAAACTACAGGCATTATTCATTAGATGTTTCAGATGAGAGTAAAATTATTGAGATGATAATAATGACGAAGAAAGAATTTGGGAAAATAGATATTTTGCTTAATAATGCAGGGATTGCATCAATGAATCATATAATAACAACACCATATAAAACAGCTCAGAACATATTTTCAACAAACTTTTTTGGGACATTTCTTTTTCTAAGAGAAGTTGCAAAAGTGATGGTAAAACAAAGGTGGGGAAGAATAGTAAATTTTACAACAGTTGCAACTCCACTTAGATTAGAGGGTGAAGCGATGTATGCAGCAAGTAAAGCTGCTATAGAAAACTTAACGCAAATAACAGCCAGAGAATTAGCAGATTTTGGTATAACAGTGAATGCGTTAGGCCCAACACCAGTTCCAACAGATTTGATAAAAAATGTTCCAAAAGAAAAGATGGATGCTTTACTTAATAGACAAGCTATAAAAAGATTTGGTGAATTCAAAGATATAGTAAATGTTATAGATTTTTTTATTGATGAAAGGAGTGATTTTATTACAGGACAGATTATATATTTAGGTGGGGTAAATGGGTAGTTGGCTAATAGAAAAGTTCAAAGATTTTGATTCAAAAATTGCAATTTTATACAATGATAAAAAATATACTTATAGAGAACTTTATGAAAAAATAAGGGAATTTCTAAGTTTTTTTCAGGGAAAAAATATAAAAAAAGGTGAAGTAGTAGCATTATTAGGAAATTATTCATTTGAAAATTTAGCTTTACTTTTAGCTCTAAAAGAGAACAAAAATATTATTGTTCCTATAACTTCAACTAAAGAACATGAAATTCAAGAAAGACTTAAAGAAGGAAATGTTGATAAAGTATTAAAAATAGAAAATAGTTTAATAAAAGTTCAAGAATTAGATAGCAATGAAAAACATCTACTAATAAAAAAACTACAAGAAAAAGGAAAATCAGGACTTATTTTGTTTAGTAGTGGAAGCACAGGGAAGCCAAAAGCAATGATCCACGATTTTGATAACTTAGTAGATAGCTATGAAGGAAGGAAAGAAAAGAACATAAATACATTAATTTTCCTATCCTTTGATCATATTGGAGGAATAGACACCATCTTTAGACAGTTTTCTATAGGTGGAACCATTACAATTCCCTATAGTAGATCTCCAGATGCAATTTGCAAAGTAATAGAGAAACATCAAGTAAATGTATTGCCAGCATCTCCAACTTTTTTAAACTTACTTTTGATAAGTGGAATATATAAAGAGTACGACTTAAGTTCATTAAACATAATTGCTTTTGGTGCAGAACCAATGCCAGAATATTTATTGAAGGAATTAAAGAAAACTTTTCCAAAAGTTAATTTTCAGCAAAAATATGGAACAAGTGAAACAAATGCTGTAAAAGTGATTAATAAAAATAATAATGGGTTATATATAAAAATAGATGACCTAAACATAGAGTATAAAATAGTTGATGATGAATTATGGCTAAGGAGCAAAACTCAGATATTAGGGTATCTAAATGCACCAATGGATAGTTTTACAGAAGATGGGTGGTTTAGGACAGGGGATTTAGTTGAGGTTAAGCAAGATGGATATTTAAAAATAATAGGTAGAAGTAAAGAAATTATCAATGTAGGTGGAGAGAAAGTATTACCACAAGAAGTAGAGAATGTTATTTTAGAATTAGATGAAGTTGTAGATGTAATGGTTTACGGAGAAAGTAATCCAATTACAGGGCAGACAGTAGTAGCAGATATAGTATTAAAAGACGGAATAGATAAAAAAGAAGCCAAAAAATTGATAAGAAAACATTGCCGAAGTAAGTTAGACAATTATAAAGTACCTACAAAGATTAATTTTGTAGAAAAAATTAGTTTTGGAGATAGATTTAAAAAAATTAGGAGAAAAAGTTGATAACTTATATGTTATTAACAAAAATAGAAGATAAATATAAAATAAAAGGATTTTTTCAAGAGTTTTTTTATAAGGTTTATTCAAAGATTTTAGATGACTCCATTTGGGAACATCAATTCATTCACTCTCCATATGATGATTCGCCTTTATTTTTAGCTTTTGATGATAAAAAAATAGTAGGCTCTGCTCTTATGATAAAACATAAAATTCTATTGAATAACAAAATATATAATTATTATCTTTTTACAACATCTGCAATAGATCCAAATTATAGAAATAAAGGAGTTTATTTAGAACTATTAAATATGCAAAAAAAATATGCAAAGGACACAAAAAAGGATTTTATTTTAGCCTTTCCTAATAAAATAGCATATAATGCTATTAAGATACTCGGTGGATTTAAAGATGTTTCACAAGAAAAGATAGTAAAAACAAATATTAATAATATAAATTTAAATAGCTTTTGTAACCATATTATAGAAGATAAAGAATTTTTAAGATGGAGATTTGAACATAAAAATTATAACTTTATAAAAATAGATGAAAAAATATTGGTAGTAAAAAAATATAAAGATTCCTTTGATATATTGTCTTCACTTTATATAGATAGTATAAATAATGATGTGATACCAAGTAATAAATTTATTAATATAAATAACTTAAAAAGCTGTCATGTATTAGAGAAACATACTATTAATAAGAACTTAAACCAGTTTATAAATTATTATAATGCAACTATTTATTTGATAAATAATAAAATTGACTTTAATAAAAATAAAATGTGTATTAATTTGTTAATGTCGGATGTGTTCTGATGAAAAAGAAAAAAGTTTTAGCTTGTACATCTATAAGATCAGATTATGATTTATTAAGTCCTTTATATAAATTACTACATGAAGATAATGAAATAGACTTTAGAATTTTAGTTAGTGGTGCACATTTATCTCATCAACATGGATACAGTATTGAACAAATAAGAAAAGATGGGTTTGAAATATTGTTAGAAATAGAAACATTACTAAGCTATGATACTAAAATATCAAGAGTTAAAACTGCTAGTTTGCTTTTACAAAATAGCTTAGAAACTATTGCTAAATTTAATCCAGATTTAATTATATATGCTGGGGATAGGGAAGATACATTAGTTTATGCTATGATTGGAGGATATTTAAGAATTCCTACTATTCATTTTTATGGTGGAGATCATGTGAAAGATGGATACATAGATAATCCTGTAAGACATGCAGTTTCTAAATTATCAACAGTTCATTTTGTAGCTATTCAAGAACATAAAAAAAGGTTAATTAGAATGGGAGAACATCCAAAAAGAATATTTGTAGTAGGAAATATAGCATTAGATAGATTCCTTTTTTTCAAGGAATTAAGTAAAGCTCAAATAAAAGATAAATTTAATATAAAATTCGGATTTGATAAATTTGCTTTAGTTATTTTTCACCCTATTGTCCAAGAAGAAGATAAATCCCATATTTATTTTGAAAATATTTTAAAAGTATTGAAAGAAAAAAATATATGTGCTTTTGTTAGTTATCCGAATACAGATCCAAATAATCATAAATTGATAAATATTATTAATCAATATAAACAACATCCTAATTTTATATTTTATAATAATTTGGAAAGAGATTTATTCTTAAGTATATATAAGAATGCAGAGTTTATAATAGGTAATTCATCTTCAGGAATTTACGAAGCAGCAAGTTTTAAGATTCCCGCAATAAATATAGGAATGAGGCAAATTGGTAGATACTGTAAAGAGAATGTTATATTTTCTAAAGGTGATTTGTATAGCATAAAAAAATCTATTGAGAAAGCCACTTCTGAAAATTTTTTAAAGATTGTAAGAAAAATTTCAAATCCTTATGGAGACGGTAAAAGTGCATTTAAAGCATATAATTTAATTAAAAATATAGATTTTAAAACTATAGTTGACAAAAAAGAGGATCCTTTGGAAATACCTATGGAGGATAACGCATTTTATGAATAATATTTTAATTATTTCCCCACACCCTGATGATGAAACTTTAGGTGCTGGAGGGAGTTTGCTTAAGCATAAGGATAATGGAGATATTATATACTGGATAAATATAACAAATATAAAAGAAGAATATGGGTATTCAAAAGAAAAAGTAAAAAAGCGAAATGAAGAAATAAAAAAAGTAATTGAATCTTATGAATTTAATGATTTTTTCGATTTATCATTAAAGCCAACTTCTTTAACAGAAAATGATATACCATTTATTGTAACTAAGATATCTTCTATTTTGGATAAAATAAAACCTAATATACTATATATTCCTTTTTGGAATGATGTACATTCAGATCATAGGGTAGTTTTTAATGCTTTACAACCATTTTTTAAATCTTTTAGATATCCTTTTATAAAAAAAGTATTAATGATGGAAATAATAAGTGAAACTGATAACCAATTTAAAGAAACATTTAAGCCAAATGTTTTTGTTGATATATCAGATTTTATAGATAAAAAAATTGAGATTATGAACATTTACCAAAGTGAACTGGGAGAACATCCATTTCCAAGAAGTATAGACAATATACTGAATCTTGCATTTTACAGAGGAAGCCAATGTAATTATCAATATGCTGAAAGTTTTATGCTTTTAAAAGAGGTTTTAGATTGAAAAACTTAGAGAAAGTATTGATAGAAAAAAAATCAAGTGCAATATCAGCTTTAAAACAATTGAATGAAAGTTCAACAAAAGTTTTAATAGTTATTGAGAATTTAAAAAGTAAAAAGTTAGTGGGGACAATTACTGATGGGGATATAAGAAGGCATATTTTAAAAGCCGGTTTTATAGAAGGAAATGTTTATGATGTATGTAATAAAAATCCAATTTATATAATCAAGGATAAGTTAGATAAAGAAATAATAAAAAATCTAATCTTAAATAAAAAATTAGAACTTATTCCCGTGGTTAATGAAAAAAACGAGGTTATAGATTATATAGAATGGTCTGATTTTCTTAAAGAGAAAGATTTCATAGATATTCAACAGATAGATGAAAAAATTCCTGTAGTCATAATGGCAGGTGGTAAAGGGACAAGAATGAAGCCATTTACAGAAGTCCTACCAAAACCGTTAATACCTGTGGGGGATAAAACAGCTGTAGAGTTAATAATTGATGAGTTTAGAAAATTTGGATTAGATAATTTTATTTTTACATTAAATTATAAAGGGGAAATTATTGAAGCATATTTTAATACAATAGAGAAAGACTATAAAACTGATTTTATTTGGGAAAAAGACTTTTTAGGAACAGCAGGAAGTTTAAAATTTTTAGAAAATAAAGATATAAAAGATGATTTCATTGTATCTAATTGTGATATTTTGATAAAGGCAAATTTTAAAGAAATACTAGATTTTCATAAAAAAAATAAAGCAGTTTTAACATCAGTTACATCAATCCAACACTACAAAGTCCCTTACGGAGTTGTTGAAATAAATAGTGGTGGTAAGATAAAAAAAATAATTGAAAAGCCTGAATATACATTTCAAATAAATACAGGAGTTTATATTCTAAATAAAAAAGCATTAAAATATATACCTGAAAATAAATATTTTGATATGCCCCAGCTTATAGATAAACTTATAGAAAACAAAGAAACAGTTTTAGCGTATCCAATAAAAGAAAAAGATTATATTGATTTAGGACAATGGGAAGAGTACAAAAAAGCATTAAAAATATTTGAGGAATTTAGAAATGTATAAAGATAAAACAATTTTAGCTATAATTCCTGCAAGAGGTGGAAGTAAAAGGTTACCAAATAAAAATATTCTTCCTTTGGCAGGTAAACCTTTAATATCGTGGACTATAGAGGCTAGCTTAGGTAGCAAATTTTTAGATAAAATCATAGTAACAAGCGATAGTGATAAAATTTTGGATATAGCAAAAGAATATGAAGTTTTGACTATAAAAAGACCAACGGAATTAGCAACAGATACTGCTTCTACTATAGAGGTTGTAGAACATGTTTTATCAAATATTGATAAAAAGTTTGATTTTATAGTTCTTCTGCAACCAACTTCTCCACTAAGAACTGCTAAACATATAGATGAAGCTATAGAATTTTTATTTGAAAAAAATGCAGATGCAGTTATAAGTGTTTGTGAAGTTGACCATTCCCCGTTATGGTGTAATACTTTACCTGAAGGTCTTGATATGTCCAATTTCCTTTCAGATGATATAAAAGGTAAAAGAAGTCAGGACTTACCTAAATTTTATAGAATAAATGGGGCTATTTATATTTGTAAAACAGAGAAATTTTTAGAAGAAGATACATTCTTTATAAAAGATAATATTTATGCTTATATTATGGATAAAATGAGTTCTATTGATATAGATGATGAGTTTGATTTAAAATTGGCCGAAATCCTGATGGAAGGATAAAGAAGTTGCTCATCTGATGAATTTAGCTTATAAAATTCTCAACTCTTCTCTATTTAAGGCTTCCGGTATTTATACAATTGTATCTATTATAAATGCCGTTATTCCGTTTTTCCTTTTACCGGTTTTGACAAGATATCTTTCTCCGGAAGACTATGGAATTGTTGCTATGTTTTCATTGATTGTTTCTATCATTGGAGTTTTTACCGGACTAAGTGTTCATGGAGCCATAAACAGGGTATATTTTGAGAAAGATATAAATTTCAAGGAGTATGTAGCAAATTGTATATTTATACTCTTTGGTAGTTCTGTTTTAACATTTTTAATTGTTTTTTTTATAAGGGATTTTATATCAAATATTTCCGGTGTTCCTGAAAATTGGATTTTAATAGCAGTTTACGTATCTTTTTTTCAATTTTTGATTTTATCCAATTTAGTAATTTATCAAGTAAGAATGAAAGCCAAAGAATATAGTTTTATTCAAATAGGACGAAGTTTATTAAATGTTATACTTACAATATTTCTGGTTGTAATAATTGGACTAAAATGGGAAGGAAGATTATCAGCTCAAATATTAGCTACTTTTATTTTTGGAATTTTTTCGTTTATAATACTACATAAGTCTTGGACTGAGTGGAAAATCAATAAATATTATATTAAACATGCTTTAAAGTTTGGGGTACCTTTAATTCCCCACACGATAGGTGGAATGTTAATAGTAGCGACAGATAGATTTGTAATTATGAATACGTTAGGATTGAAAGAAGCTGGTATCTATACGGTGGGGCTTCAAATAGGTATGATTATACAACTTTTTACAGATGCTTTTAACAAAGCTTATGTTCCATGGCTTTTTGAGAAATTAAATCAGAATGATTATAAAGCGAAAATTAAAATAGTCAAATTTACTTATTTTTATTTTGTGGCTATTATTTTGTTTGCTTTAGTTGTTGGCTTACTGGCTCCTTTTTTGATTAAGATTTTAGTTGGAAAGTCTTTTTATGAGTCTTCATCCGTTGTTTTATGGATAGCGTTAGGAGGAGCGTTTAAGGGAATGTATTATATGGTTACGAATTACATATTTTATTCATATAAGACGTATATTCTTACTTGGATAACACTTTTTTGTGGATTGATAAATATACCTATAACTTTTTCTCTTACAAAAAATTTTGGTATTATAGGAGCCGGCATGTCTTATAGTTTAGTACTTTTTTTATTTTTTATATTAACTTTTATTATTTCTATTAAGGTTTATAAAATGCCGTGGATGTTGTTATTTATTAGATTGCGTAGATGAAAATTTTTATGGAAATATGGAAGAATTTGGTATTTCAAATATTTTGATGAAATTGGGAAAAAGGAGATTAAATGTCTACTTTAATTTTGGGATCTAAACCAAATCCTCAGATAACAGTTAAAAATTATAAAAATATTATATATATTAATGGAAGTATAGAGAATGATTTAAATCTTAAAGGATCTAAAATTTATCATATATTGAGCAGTATGATTTTATTTGAAAATACAGAGTTGGCAGTATTAGCTAGAAATAGATTAAAAAATAAGACTGTGGATTATATTATAATGTTAGATATATATAATTTTCCTATTGAACAATATAAAAAAAGGTTAGATGACTTAAATTATATTTATCAGTATTTTGAATTTTATAGTATAAAAGATTTTGAAAAATGTTTTTCTCCTTTTAATGATATTCAATATTGGAAAATGTTCTTATTAAAACTATTTGACAAAGAGTATAGCTTTAAAGAAAAAATAGAAACTTTAAAATATTATCTCCGAGGAAGAAAACATCTATCGAGTGGGTTTTCTGCTATAATGTATGCAATAAATAATTTTAATTTTCCTATATATGTTGCAGGATTTTCTAGGAAAAAAGGAGGGTATAAGTATAAAAGGAATAATGTTAGGAGAGGACATGAACTGCAAGATTTTATTTTTTTTTCGCTTTTACAACAAAGTAATTTTAAAGAAAAATTAATTTTTTTGGATTATAATGATGAATATTAGACAAGTTCATTTATATTATATACTAGCTATAATTTTTTTTATTTC is a window encoding:
- a CDS encoding ANL family adenylate-forming protein, giving the protein MGSWLIEKFKDFDSKIAILYNDKKYTYRELYEKIREFLSFFQGKNIKKGEVVALLGNYSFENLALLLALKENKNIIVPITSTKEHEIQERLKEGNVDKVLKIENSLIKVQELDSNEKHLLIKKLQEKGKSGLILFSSGSTGKPKAMIHDFDNLVDSYEGRKEKNINTLIFLSFDHIGGIDTIFRQFSIGGTITIPYSRSPDAICKVIEKHQVNVLPASPTFLNLLLISGIYKEYDLSSLNIIAFGAEPMPEYLLKELKKTFPKVNFQQKYGTSETNAVKVINKNNNGLYIKIDDLNIEYKIVDDELWLRSKTQILGYLNAPMDSFTEDGWFRTGDLVEVKQDGYLKIIGRSKEIINVGGEKVLPQEVENVILELDEVVDVMVYGESNPITGQTVVADIVLKDGIDKKEAKKLIRKHCRSKLDNYKVPTKINFVEKISFGDRFKKIRRKS
- a CDS encoding UDP-N-acetylglucosamine 4,6-dehydratase, whose amino-acid sequence is MNILELIGRDSELFKVDIEKNEKELANIIGFSSFLVIGGAGSIGSAVVKEIFKRNPKKLHVVDISENNLAELVRDIRSSLGYIDGEFKTYTIDVGSVEYDALIKADGKYDYVLNLSALKHVRSEKDPFTLMRMIEVNILNTEKTLIQSIENGVKKYFCVSTDKATNPVNMMGASKRIMELFLMRRSLEIPVSTARFANVAFSDGSLLYSFNKRLEKQQPIVAPKDVKRYFVTPKESGELCLMSTIFGENRDIFFPKLSDKLHLITFAEIAIKYLKMKGYDPYICESEEEARKLVKTLPKKGKWPCLFTISDTTGEKDFEEFYTNDNIIDWDRFEGIGIIKNKPIYEKEKLNYFIKRVEEMKKKLEWSKREIVELFEYMLPEFYHLEKGKYLDDKM
- a CDS encoding LegC family aminotransferase codes for the protein MIKCKKIITFIKELYKKDVVGLHEPVFVGHEKKYVLDTIESTFVSSVGEYVNEFERKIAEYTGAKYAIATVNGISALHIALLLSGVGENSEVITQPITFVATCNAIRYCGAEPVFVDVDLDTLGMSSESLEYFLKKFVEFDKNGNPINKETKRKITACVPMHTFGHPVKIDQIVELCKKYNIPVVEDAAESLGSFYKSKHTGTFGKLGILSFNGNKIITTGGGGMILTNDEDLAKSAKHLTTTAKVPHPYEYFHDEVGYNYRMPNLNAALGLAQMEKLEMFINIKRKIAHEYKNFFENLGIQSFTEPEYSRSNYWLNAIFLKSKTERDKFLEITNKNKVQTRPVWTLMYKLPMYENCFKIDTTNAEYIEERVVNIPSGVNV
- a CDS encoding formyltransferase family protein, which produces MKKVAIFAKKRIGLIDIINHIKLYTKEIDLFIGDINNPFPEEAKRKIYDLVISYSSPWIIQKKVLTNTRDYNINFHPGPPEYPGIGCYNFALYNNEKLYGVTAHIMEEKVDSGRIIKVKRFPIFEEDDVESLINRTYIFMLELAKEVIDDYFDDYSLNFTDENWKRKPYTRKDFEFLRKIDISMDKGEIIRRLKATTYKDYPSIYIEHHGFIFEYKNKAKR
- the neuB gene encoding N-acetylneuraminate synthase — its product is MKTFIIAEAGVNHNGKLDLAKKLIDVAVEAGADAVKFQTFKTEEVISEIAPMAEYQKKNIGEEKPQIEMVKELELSFNDFEELKTYCDRKGIKFLSTPFDIESAGFLKDLGLEIFKIPSGEITNYLLLREIGSYRKKVILSTGMAELGEIEDALDILMENGTKREDITVLHCNTEYPTPMEDVNLKAMLTIKEAFKVNIGYSDHTLGIEVPIAAVALGASVIEKHFTLDKNLPGPDHKASLEPNELKAMVKAIRNIEKALGNGIKKPSKSELKNRDIARKYIVAKRDMKKGEILSEENLTVKRTGKKGISPMRWGEIIGLKAPRDFKKGEIIMEGGKE
- a CDS encoding GNAT family N-acetyltransferase; this translates as MLLTKIEDKYKIKGFFQEFFYKVYSKILDDSIWEHQFIHSPYDDSPLFLAFDDKKIVGSALMIKHKILLNNKIYNYYLFTTSAIDPNYRNKGVYLELLNMQKKYAKDTKKDFILAFPNKIAYNAIKILGGFKDVSQEKIVKTNINNINLNSFCNHIIEDKEFLRWRFEHKNYNFIKIDEKILVVKKYKDSFDILSSLYIDSINNDVIPSNKFININNLKSCHVLEKHTINKNLNQFINYYNATIYLINNKIDFNKNKMCINLLMSDVF
- a CDS encoding SDR family NAD(P)-dependent oxidoreductase, coding for MSKVFIITGTRKGIGRELANYYLDKGYVVVGCSRGESSIEHKNYRHYSLDVSDESKIIEMIIMTKKEFGKIDILLNNAGIASMNHIITTPYKTAQNIFSTNFFGTFLFLREVAKVMVKQRWGRIVNFTTVATPLRLEGEAMYAASKAAIENLTQITARELADFGITVNALGPTPVPTDLIKNVPKEKMDALLNRQAIKRFGEFKDIVNVIDFFIDERSDFITGQIIYLGGVNG